In Silene latifolia isolate original U9 population chromosome 3, ASM4854445v1, whole genome shotgun sequence, a single window of DNA contains:
- the LOC141647419 gene encoding protein CHROMATIN REMODELING 20 isoform X2 has protein sequence MEGKPDEKEVIPKDDDEQIDVVSEESFSEESSDEDNEIESEEGRSQLEAPLTEEEIEELIADLLEVESKAAEAQETLEKESLEKVEREVREELAVNLQGDDLEKAVKDEMEAFRGEWEETLDELEADSAHLLEQLDGAGIDLPSIYKWIESKAPNGCCTEAWKKRTHWVGSEIAGEAVESIKEAEMQLQTVRPVRKKHGKILEEGASGYLGKKIAAEDRGEGLTKNVDVDWSSFNKVFTEGSSKEVAFGSKQWASVYLASTPQQAAALGLQFPGVDEVEEIDDIDDDSSDPFVADAIANEKELELSEVQKKNYRKVKEEDDMSVDQKLQLQLKRRRRKKRSKQNVRGNTREDLNASGEPFDDAVSEGRHYDDGSSDLTQGVKRSHDNELMDPGAKKARTCINESSDKAETFTDNINEDVVQPINVEPVSQKLGKKFYCTGCGNLTNIVHQHPLMKVIACELCKCTIEKKMKDIDCTECYCGWCGRNEDLVNCISCQLHFCKSCIKRNLGEGCLSEAKPYEWRCCCCSADRLQQLTLDLEEAIGSKDSTSSSSDSDTDISDDDVGISASGSKSKKKKIRRIIDDTELGEETKRKIAMEKERQERLKSLKAQFSGIPMMMDDASRNGSLPEDASSEVLGDASTGFIVNVVREEGEDAVRIPPSISAKLKTHQVAGIRFMWENIIQSIRNVKIGDKGLGCILAHTMGLGKTFQVIAFLYTAMRSVDLGLRTAMIVVPVNVLHNWRQEFKKWEPSELQPLRVYMLEDKPREQRAELLMKWRKKGGVFLIGYNSFRNLSLAKNVKSHEATKICCALQEGPDILVCDEAHMIKNTMAETTQALKQVKCQRRIALTGSPLQNNLMEYYCMVDFVREGFLGSMHEFRNRFQNPIENGQHANSTAEDVRIMNQRSHILYEQLKGFVQRMDMSVVKKDLPPKTVFVISVKLSSLQRKLYKKFLDAHGFTNLKSSCDGVKKNHCFAGYQALAQICNHPWILQLMKERQYGKREDVVDNFFPDASSSDENMDFNAVNGDKAKMESTSSKSVRSFLHEGWWDNILNQHNHQDIDYSGKMVLLLDILTKSTEVGDKALVFSQSLATLDLIEIYLSRLPRLGKMGKHWKQGKDWYRIDGKTKGSERQRLIDLFNSPQNGRVKCTLISTRAGALGINLFAANRVIIVDGSWNPTHDLQAIFRAWRYGQKKPVYAYRLVAQGTIEEKIYKRQVQKEGLAARVVDRQQVHRSMSKEEMLHLFDFGDDENLDMLTELLDENANASSTDNSRKDGYLMKPNASDCPKSCSSDKLMAILLKRHRLRWIMNFHEHETLLQENEDEKLTKEEQDLAWEGFKRSMESRRVPEWEEVRRVPAHNTPNAPSIIHEPSLRAEPRAPPEASTAESVANVVNKMRNRLHVRKCTGIAHMLILRSGGIKIGCSTVCGECGQEISWESLDTQ, from the exons ATGGAGGGGAAACCCGATGAAAAGGAGGTAATACCCAAGGACGACGACGAACAGATTGACGTGGTCTCTGAAGAATCATTTTCGGAAGAGTCAAGCGATGAGGACAATGAGATAGAATCAGAAGAAGGCAGATCACAGTTAGAG GCACCTCTGACTGAAGAGGAAATAGAAGAATTAATTGCCGATCTATTAGAAGTAGAGAGTAAG GCAGCAGAGGCACAAGAAACTCTTGAAAAAGAGTCCTTGGAGAAGGTTGAACGGGAAGTTCGAGAAGAGTTGGCAGTAAATCTCCAAGGAGATGAC CTGGAGAAGGCTGTGAAAGATGAAATGGAAGCATTTAGAGGAGAATGGGAGGAAACTCTTGATGAGCTCGAAGCAGATAGCGCTCACTTATTG GAGCAATTAGATGGTGCTGGTATTGATCTACCGAGCATTTATAAATGGATTGAGAGCAAGGCCCCAAATGGTTGCTGCACTGAAGCATGGAAGAAAAGGACACACTGGGTAGGGTCTGAGATTGCAGGAGAGGCTGTAGAGTCAATAAAAGAAGCTGAAATGCAGCTTCAGACTGTAAGGCCTGTCAGAAA GAAACATGGTAAAATTCTGGAGGAAGGTGCTAGTGGATACCTGGGGAAAAAAATAGCCGCTGAAGATAGGGGCGAGGGGTTAACGAAGAATGTTGATGTGGATTGGAGCTCTTTCAATAAGGTATTCACTGAGGGTTCATCGAAGGAGGTTGCTTTTGGCAGTAAGCAATGGGCTTCAGTATACTTGGCTAGTACTCCTCAGCAAGCTGCAGCTTTGGGACTTCAGTTTCCTGGCGTGGACGAG GTTGAGGAGATTGATGACATCGATGATGATTCGAGCGACCCATTTGTTGCTGATGCTATAGCTAATGAAAAAGAATTGGAGCTTTCTGAAGTGCAAAAGAAAAATTATAGAAAG GTAAAAGAAGAAGATGACATGAGCGTTGATCAGAAGCTGCAGctccaattaaaacgaaggaggCGTAAAAAGAGGAGTAAACAG AATGTTAGGGGGAACACTAGAGAAGATCTGAATGCTTCAGGTGAACCTTTTGATGACGCTGTTAGTGAGGGAAGGCATTATGACGATGGTTCTTCCGACCTTACTCAGGGTGTTAAGCGTTCACATGATAATGAGTTGATGGACCCTGGAGCTAAGAAAGCCAGGACTTGCATCAATGAAAGTAGTGATAAAGCTGAAACTTTTACAGATAATATTAATGAAGATGTTGTTCAACCCATCAATGTTGAGCCTGTTTCCCAAAAGTTGGGCAAAAAGTTCTACTGCACAGGCTGTGGTAACTTAACAAACATTGTACATCAGCATCCCCTGATGAAAGTAATTGCTTGTGAGTTGTGCAAATGTACCATTGAGAAAAAGATGAAG GATATTGATTGCACAGAATGTTATTGTGGATGGTGCGGAAGGAATGAAGATTTAGTAAATTGTATTTCATGTCAACTTCACTTTTGTAAATCATGTATAAAGAGGAACCTTGGTGAGGGATGCTTGTCAGAAGCAAAACCATACGAATGGCGTTGTTGCTGCTGTTCTGCTGATCGTCTGCAACAGCTGACCTTGGACCTCGAAGAAGCGATTGGCTCCAAAGATTCAACAAGTTCTAGTTCTGACAGTGATACAGATATTTCAGATGATGACGTTGGTATTTCTGCCAG TGGaagcaagtcaaagaaaaagaaaattagAAGGATAATTGACGATACTGAACTTGGAGAGGAGACGAAGAGAAAAATTGCCATGGAAAAG GAACGTCAAGAGCGATTGAAGTCTTTAAAAGCACAATTCTCAGGCATACCCATGATGATGGATGATGCCTCCCGTAATGGAAGTTTACCTGAAGATGCTAGCTCTGAAGTTCTCGGTGATGCCTCAACTGGTTTCATTGTGAATGTTGTTAGAGAGGAAGGCGAAGATGCTGTAAGGATACCTCCAAGTATTTCTGCCAAATTGAAAACACATCAG GTTGCAGGCATTCGCTTTATGTGGGAAAACATCATTCAGTCCATCAGAAATGTGAAGATTGGGGATAAAGGCCTTGGCTGCATTTTAGCTCATACAATGGGGCTTGGTAAAACTTTTCAG GTCATAGCCTTCTTATACACAGCTATGAGAAGTGTTGATTTAGGCCTGAGGACTGCAATGATAGTTGTACCTGTAAACGTGCTGCACAATTGGCGGCAAGAGTTTAAGAAGTGGGAGCCCTCTGAACTTCAACCACTTCGTGTTTATATGCTGGAGGATAAACCAAG GGAGCAGAGAGCTGAGTTGCTAATGAAGTGGAGAAAAAAAGGAGGGGTTTTCTTGATTGGCTATAATTCATTTAGAAATTTATCGCTTGCAAAAAATGTGAAGAGTCATGAAGCAACCAAAATCTGCTGTGCCCTCCAG GAAGGGCCTGATATTCTTGTGTGTGATGAAGCACATATGATAAAGAACACCATGGCGGAGACGACCCAAGCTTTGAAGCAAGTGAAGTGCCAGCGACGCATTGCTCTGACTGGGTCCCCTCTTCAGAACAACCTTATGGAGTATTACTGT ATGGTTGATTTTGTAAGGGAAGGATTCCTAGGAAGCATGCATGAATTTCGTAATCG TTTTCAGAATCCTATAGAAAATGGCCAACATGCAAACTCTACAGCAGAAGACGTTAGAATAATGAATCAGAGGTCACATATTCTGTATGAACAATTAAAAGGTTTTGTACAAAGAATGGACATGAGTGTGGTGAAGAAGGACTTGCCTCCTAAAACCGTGTTTGTTATATCAGTGAAGCTTTCTTCGTTACAAAGGAAACTTTACAAAAAATTTCTTGACGCTCATGGGTTCACCAATCTCAAGTCTTCCTGTGACGGAGTAAAGAAGAACCATTGTTTTGCTGGCTACCAGGCCTTAGCCCAG ATATGCAACCATCCTTGGATTTTGCAATTGATGAAGGAGAGACAGTACGGAAAACGAGAAGACGTTGTCGATAATTTTTTCCCAGATGCCAGTTCAAGTGACGAAAATATGGATTTTAATGCGGTAAATGGAG ATAAGGCGAAAATGGAATCAACTTCTTCAAAAAGTGTCAGAAGTTTCCTTCACGAG GGATGGTGGGATAATATTTTAAATCAGCATAATCACCAAGATATTGACTATAGTGGCAAAATGGTGTTGTTACTTGACATTTTAACCAAGAGTACTGAAGTGGGTGACAAAGCCCTAGTTTTTAGCCAGAGCTTAGCAACTCTTGATCTTATTGAAATTTATCTCTCTAGATTGCCTCGCCTTGGTAAGATGGGAAAGCACTGGAAACAAGGAAAGGACTGGTACAG AATTGATGGCAAGACAAAAGGCTCTGAAAGACAAAGACTCATTGATTTATTTAACAGCCCCCAGAATGGGAGAGTGAAGTGTACACTTATATCAACTAGAGCTGGAGCATTGGGTATTAACCTTTTTGCTGCCAATCGTGTAATAATCGTTGACGGGTCCTGGAATCCTACACATGATCTTCAGGCTATATTTCGAGCTTGGCG GTATGGTCAAAAGAAACCTGTGTATGCTTACCGATTGGTGGCCCAAGGTACCATAGAAGAAAAGATATATAAGCGTCAG GTCCAGAAAGAAGGGCTTGCTGCGAGGGTGGTTGATAGACAGCAAGTCCACAGGAGTATGTCTAAAGAAGAGATGTTACATCTGTTCGACTTTGGCGATGATGAGAACCTCGATATGCTGACTGAGCTCCTTGATGAAAATGCAAATGCAAGCAGTACAGATAACAGCAGAAAAGATGGGTATCTAATGAAACCTAATGCTtctgattgcccaaaaagctgtTCCTCTGACAAGTTGATGGCTATCTTACTCAAACGGCATCGTTTGAG ATGGATTATGAACTTCCATGAGCACGAGACATTACTTCAAGAGAACGAAGATGAGAAGCTCACAAAAGAAGAGCAAGACTTGGCATGGGAAGGGTTTAAAAGAAGTATGGAATCCCGGAGGGTTCCCGAGTGGGAGGAGGTCCGTAGGGTTCCTGCTCATAATACTCCTAATGCCCCATCTATTATACACGAGCCTAGCCTTAGGGCCGAGCCTAGAGCACCACCAGAAGCTAGCACTGCGGAGTCTGTGGCCAATGTTGTCAACAAGATGAGAAATCGTCTTCATGTCAGGAAATGCACAGGCATTGCCCACATGCTGATTTTAAGGAGCGGAGGAATTAAAATAGGTTGCTCTACTGTTTGTGGCGAGTGTGGGCAAGAGATAAGTTGGGAAAGTCTAGATACCCAGTGA
- the LOC141647419 gene encoding protein CHROMATIN REMODELING 20 isoform X1 yields the protein MEGKPDEKEVIPKDDDEQIDVVSEESFSEESSDEDNEIESEEGRSQLEAPLTEEEIEELIADLLEVESKAAEAQETLEKESLEKVEREVREELAVNLQGDDLEKAVKDEMEAFRGEWEETLDELEADSAHLLEQLDGAGIDLPSIYKWIESKAPNGCCTEAWKKRTHWVGSEIAGEAVESIKEAEMQLQTVRPVRKKHGKILEEGASGYLGKKIAAEDRGEGLTKNVDVDWSSFNKVFTEGSSKEVAFGSKQWASVYLASTPQQAAALGLQFPGVDEVEEIDDIDDDSSDPFVADAIANEKELELSEVQKKNYRKVKEEDDMSVDQKLQLQLKRRRRKKRSKQQNVRGNTREDLNASGEPFDDAVSEGRHYDDGSSDLTQGVKRSHDNELMDPGAKKARTCINESSDKAETFTDNINEDVVQPINVEPVSQKLGKKFYCTGCGNLTNIVHQHPLMKVIACELCKCTIEKKMKDIDCTECYCGWCGRNEDLVNCISCQLHFCKSCIKRNLGEGCLSEAKPYEWRCCCCSADRLQQLTLDLEEAIGSKDSTSSSSDSDTDISDDDVGISASGSKSKKKKIRRIIDDTELGEETKRKIAMEKERQERLKSLKAQFSGIPMMMDDASRNGSLPEDASSEVLGDASTGFIVNVVREEGEDAVRIPPSISAKLKTHQVAGIRFMWENIIQSIRNVKIGDKGLGCILAHTMGLGKTFQVIAFLYTAMRSVDLGLRTAMIVVPVNVLHNWRQEFKKWEPSELQPLRVYMLEDKPREQRAELLMKWRKKGGVFLIGYNSFRNLSLAKNVKSHEATKICCALQEGPDILVCDEAHMIKNTMAETTQALKQVKCQRRIALTGSPLQNNLMEYYCMVDFVREGFLGSMHEFRNRFQNPIENGQHANSTAEDVRIMNQRSHILYEQLKGFVQRMDMSVVKKDLPPKTVFVISVKLSSLQRKLYKKFLDAHGFTNLKSSCDGVKKNHCFAGYQALAQICNHPWILQLMKERQYGKREDVVDNFFPDASSSDENMDFNAVNGDKAKMESTSSKSVRSFLHEGWWDNILNQHNHQDIDYSGKMVLLLDILTKSTEVGDKALVFSQSLATLDLIEIYLSRLPRLGKMGKHWKQGKDWYRIDGKTKGSERQRLIDLFNSPQNGRVKCTLISTRAGALGINLFAANRVIIVDGSWNPTHDLQAIFRAWRYGQKKPVYAYRLVAQGTIEEKIYKRQVQKEGLAARVVDRQQVHRSMSKEEMLHLFDFGDDENLDMLTELLDENANASSTDNSRKDGYLMKPNASDCPKSCSSDKLMAILLKRHRLRWIMNFHEHETLLQENEDEKLTKEEQDLAWEGFKRSMESRRVPEWEEVRRVPAHNTPNAPSIIHEPSLRAEPRAPPEASTAESVANVVNKMRNRLHVRKCTGIAHMLILRSGGIKIGCSTVCGECGQEISWESLDTQ from the exons ATGGAGGGGAAACCCGATGAAAAGGAGGTAATACCCAAGGACGACGACGAACAGATTGACGTGGTCTCTGAAGAATCATTTTCGGAAGAGTCAAGCGATGAGGACAATGAGATAGAATCAGAAGAAGGCAGATCACAGTTAGAG GCACCTCTGACTGAAGAGGAAATAGAAGAATTAATTGCCGATCTATTAGAAGTAGAGAGTAAG GCAGCAGAGGCACAAGAAACTCTTGAAAAAGAGTCCTTGGAGAAGGTTGAACGGGAAGTTCGAGAAGAGTTGGCAGTAAATCTCCAAGGAGATGAC CTGGAGAAGGCTGTGAAAGATGAAATGGAAGCATTTAGAGGAGAATGGGAGGAAACTCTTGATGAGCTCGAAGCAGATAGCGCTCACTTATTG GAGCAATTAGATGGTGCTGGTATTGATCTACCGAGCATTTATAAATGGATTGAGAGCAAGGCCCCAAATGGTTGCTGCACTGAAGCATGGAAGAAAAGGACACACTGGGTAGGGTCTGAGATTGCAGGAGAGGCTGTAGAGTCAATAAAAGAAGCTGAAATGCAGCTTCAGACTGTAAGGCCTGTCAGAAA GAAACATGGTAAAATTCTGGAGGAAGGTGCTAGTGGATACCTGGGGAAAAAAATAGCCGCTGAAGATAGGGGCGAGGGGTTAACGAAGAATGTTGATGTGGATTGGAGCTCTTTCAATAAGGTATTCACTGAGGGTTCATCGAAGGAGGTTGCTTTTGGCAGTAAGCAATGGGCTTCAGTATACTTGGCTAGTACTCCTCAGCAAGCTGCAGCTTTGGGACTTCAGTTTCCTGGCGTGGACGAG GTTGAGGAGATTGATGACATCGATGATGATTCGAGCGACCCATTTGTTGCTGATGCTATAGCTAATGAAAAAGAATTGGAGCTTTCTGAAGTGCAAAAGAAAAATTATAGAAAG GTAAAAGAAGAAGATGACATGAGCGTTGATCAGAAGCTGCAGctccaattaaaacgaaggaggCGTAAAAAGAGGAGTAAACAG CAGAATGTTAGGGGGAACACTAGAGAAGATCTGAATGCTTCAGGTGAACCTTTTGATGACGCTGTTAGTGAGGGAAGGCATTATGACGATGGTTCTTCCGACCTTACTCAGGGTGTTAAGCGTTCACATGATAATGAGTTGATGGACCCTGGAGCTAAGAAAGCCAGGACTTGCATCAATGAAAGTAGTGATAAAGCTGAAACTTTTACAGATAATATTAATGAAGATGTTGTTCAACCCATCAATGTTGAGCCTGTTTCCCAAAAGTTGGGCAAAAAGTTCTACTGCACAGGCTGTGGTAACTTAACAAACATTGTACATCAGCATCCCCTGATGAAAGTAATTGCTTGTGAGTTGTGCAAATGTACCATTGAGAAAAAGATGAAG GATATTGATTGCACAGAATGTTATTGTGGATGGTGCGGAAGGAATGAAGATTTAGTAAATTGTATTTCATGTCAACTTCACTTTTGTAAATCATGTATAAAGAGGAACCTTGGTGAGGGATGCTTGTCAGAAGCAAAACCATACGAATGGCGTTGTTGCTGCTGTTCTGCTGATCGTCTGCAACAGCTGACCTTGGACCTCGAAGAAGCGATTGGCTCCAAAGATTCAACAAGTTCTAGTTCTGACAGTGATACAGATATTTCAGATGATGACGTTGGTATTTCTGCCAG TGGaagcaagtcaaagaaaaagaaaattagAAGGATAATTGACGATACTGAACTTGGAGAGGAGACGAAGAGAAAAATTGCCATGGAAAAG GAACGTCAAGAGCGATTGAAGTCTTTAAAAGCACAATTCTCAGGCATACCCATGATGATGGATGATGCCTCCCGTAATGGAAGTTTACCTGAAGATGCTAGCTCTGAAGTTCTCGGTGATGCCTCAACTGGTTTCATTGTGAATGTTGTTAGAGAGGAAGGCGAAGATGCTGTAAGGATACCTCCAAGTATTTCTGCCAAATTGAAAACACATCAG GTTGCAGGCATTCGCTTTATGTGGGAAAACATCATTCAGTCCATCAGAAATGTGAAGATTGGGGATAAAGGCCTTGGCTGCATTTTAGCTCATACAATGGGGCTTGGTAAAACTTTTCAG GTCATAGCCTTCTTATACACAGCTATGAGAAGTGTTGATTTAGGCCTGAGGACTGCAATGATAGTTGTACCTGTAAACGTGCTGCACAATTGGCGGCAAGAGTTTAAGAAGTGGGAGCCCTCTGAACTTCAACCACTTCGTGTTTATATGCTGGAGGATAAACCAAG GGAGCAGAGAGCTGAGTTGCTAATGAAGTGGAGAAAAAAAGGAGGGGTTTTCTTGATTGGCTATAATTCATTTAGAAATTTATCGCTTGCAAAAAATGTGAAGAGTCATGAAGCAACCAAAATCTGCTGTGCCCTCCAG GAAGGGCCTGATATTCTTGTGTGTGATGAAGCACATATGATAAAGAACACCATGGCGGAGACGACCCAAGCTTTGAAGCAAGTGAAGTGCCAGCGACGCATTGCTCTGACTGGGTCCCCTCTTCAGAACAACCTTATGGAGTATTACTGT ATGGTTGATTTTGTAAGGGAAGGATTCCTAGGAAGCATGCATGAATTTCGTAATCG TTTTCAGAATCCTATAGAAAATGGCCAACATGCAAACTCTACAGCAGAAGACGTTAGAATAATGAATCAGAGGTCACATATTCTGTATGAACAATTAAAAGGTTTTGTACAAAGAATGGACATGAGTGTGGTGAAGAAGGACTTGCCTCCTAAAACCGTGTTTGTTATATCAGTGAAGCTTTCTTCGTTACAAAGGAAACTTTACAAAAAATTTCTTGACGCTCATGGGTTCACCAATCTCAAGTCTTCCTGTGACGGAGTAAAGAAGAACCATTGTTTTGCTGGCTACCAGGCCTTAGCCCAG ATATGCAACCATCCTTGGATTTTGCAATTGATGAAGGAGAGACAGTACGGAAAACGAGAAGACGTTGTCGATAATTTTTTCCCAGATGCCAGTTCAAGTGACGAAAATATGGATTTTAATGCGGTAAATGGAG ATAAGGCGAAAATGGAATCAACTTCTTCAAAAAGTGTCAGAAGTTTCCTTCACGAG GGATGGTGGGATAATATTTTAAATCAGCATAATCACCAAGATATTGACTATAGTGGCAAAATGGTGTTGTTACTTGACATTTTAACCAAGAGTACTGAAGTGGGTGACAAAGCCCTAGTTTTTAGCCAGAGCTTAGCAACTCTTGATCTTATTGAAATTTATCTCTCTAGATTGCCTCGCCTTGGTAAGATGGGAAAGCACTGGAAACAAGGAAAGGACTGGTACAG AATTGATGGCAAGACAAAAGGCTCTGAAAGACAAAGACTCATTGATTTATTTAACAGCCCCCAGAATGGGAGAGTGAAGTGTACACTTATATCAACTAGAGCTGGAGCATTGGGTATTAACCTTTTTGCTGCCAATCGTGTAATAATCGTTGACGGGTCCTGGAATCCTACACATGATCTTCAGGCTATATTTCGAGCTTGGCG GTATGGTCAAAAGAAACCTGTGTATGCTTACCGATTGGTGGCCCAAGGTACCATAGAAGAAAAGATATATAAGCGTCAG GTCCAGAAAGAAGGGCTTGCTGCGAGGGTGGTTGATAGACAGCAAGTCCACAGGAGTATGTCTAAAGAAGAGATGTTACATCTGTTCGACTTTGGCGATGATGAGAACCTCGATATGCTGACTGAGCTCCTTGATGAAAATGCAAATGCAAGCAGTACAGATAACAGCAGAAAAGATGGGTATCTAATGAAACCTAATGCTtctgattgcccaaaaagctgtTCCTCTGACAAGTTGATGGCTATCTTACTCAAACGGCATCGTTTGAG ATGGATTATGAACTTCCATGAGCACGAGACATTACTTCAAGAGAACGAAGATGAGAAGCTCACAAAAGAAGAGCAAGACTTGGCATGGGAAGGGTTTAAAAGAAGTATGGAATCCCGGAGGGTTCCCGAGTGGGAGGAGGTCCGTAGGGTTCCTGCTCATAATACTCCTAATGCCCCATCTATTATACACGAGCCTAGCCTTAGGGCCGAGCCTAGAGCACCACCAGAAGCTAGCACTGCGGAGTCTGTGGCCAATGTTGTCAACAAGATGAGAAATCGTCTTCATGTCAGGAAATGCACAGGCATTGCCCACATGCTGATTTTAAGGAGCGGAGGAATTAAAATAGGTTGCTCTACTGTTTGTGGCGAGTGTGGGCAAGAGATAAGTTGGGAAAGTCTAGATACCCAGTGA